From a region of the Pseudoxanthomonas sp. X-1 genome:
- a CDS encoding TrbI/VirB10 family protein gives MSQDDTPDVPIPDAAPKVAPENVALRAQPRPVTRLNRRTLALLTGGLGVAVLGATLWSLQPKHPRSGNDATELYNVDRVSKSEELNQLPADYSKLPTKVPELGPPLPGDLGPAIVKSQPPVVASYTPPGQDAAAAERDALRKEAEAAAGSSVFFRSSNQHTAAVPAQTASATPPSGLAGFDPQAAGPASTAAQPADPTAVQNRQDQKEAFQKAGATETRNSGNLQMPTSPYQVMAGTVIAAALVTGIKSDLPGDVIGTVTEPVYDTATGRYLLIPQGSRIFGKYNSQVAYGQSRVQVVWNRIILPDTSSLTLDNLAGADPAGYAGLEDDVDYHWSRLFAGAAMTTLLGVGAELAAPENRQNGNRVIIAGRDSLQDSVNQVGQEMTRRNLNIQPTLTERPGLPVRIIVNRDLVLRPYQPLFFNRGASR, from the coding sequence ATGAGCCAGGACGACACCCCGGACGTACCCATTCCCGACGCGGCGCCGAAGGTCGCGCCGGAGAACGTGGCGCTGCGCGCGCAGCCGCGCCCGGTGACGCGCCTGAACCGGCGCACGCTGGCGCTCCTGACCGGCGGCCTTGGCGTCGCCGTGTTGGGCGCCACGCTTTGGTCACTGCAACCGAAACACCCGCGCAGCGGCAACGATGCGACCGAGCTTTACAACGTCGATCGCGTCTCGAAGTCCGAAGAACTTAACCAGCTTCCCGCCGACTATTCCAAGCTGCCGACGAAGGTGCCGGAACTGGGGCCGCCGCTGCCGGGAGACTTGGGGCCGGCCATCGTGAAGTCGCAGCCGCCGGTGGTGGCCAGCTACACGCCGCCCGGCCAGGATGCGGCGGCGGCCGAACGCGATGCGCTGCGCAAGGAGGCCGAGGCGGCGGCGGGTTCGTCGGTGTTCTTTCGCTCCAGTAATCAGCACACCGCGGCTGTGCCCGCGCAGACCGCTTCGGCTACACCGCCGTCTGGCCTCGCGGGCTTCGACCCGCAAGCCGCCGGGCCGGCCTCCACGGCGGCCCAGCCCGCCGATCCGACCGCCGTGCAGAACCGGCAGGACCAAAAAGAGGCGTTCCAGAAAGCTGGAGCTACGGAAACCCGTAATTCCGGCAACCTGCAAATGCCGACCTCGCCGTATCAGGTGATGGCCGGGACGGTGATCGCGGCGGCGCTGGTCACGGGCATCAAGTCCGACTTGCCGGGCGACGTCATCGGTACCGTGACGGAGCCGGTATACGACACCGCAACCGGCCGCTACCTGCTGATCCCGCAGGGTTCACGCATCTTCGGCAAATACAACAGCCAAGTCGCCTATGGACAGAGCCGGGTTCAAGTCGTCTGGAACCGCATCATCCTGCCCGACACGTCCTCGCTGACGCTGGACAACCTTGCCGGCGCCGACCCGGCCGGCTATGCCGGGCTGGAGGACGACGTGGACTACCATTGGAGCCGCTTGTTCGCTGGTGCGGCGATGACGACGCTGCTGGGTGTCGGCGCCGAGCTGGCTGCGCCGGAGAACCGCCAGAATGGTAATCGCGTCATCATCGCCGGGCGCGACAGCTTGCAGGACAGCGTGAACCAGGTCGGGCAAGAAATGACCCGGCGCAACCTCAACATTCAGCCGACGCTGACCGAGCGGCCGGGCCTGCCGGTGCGCATCATCGTCAACCGCGACTTGGTGCTACGGCCGTATCAGCCGCTGTTCTTCAACCGAGGGGCTTCACGATGA
- the trbG gene encoding P-type conjugative transfer protein TrbG yields the protein MNPSFRFYASVLTLAALAGCATQGKPPRISLDEPVQAQSQPEPPKPVAVVEVPKVLPMPAQMKPLPEADDVKPAPEPADETVRVSRANAEARIAPTREGYVNAIQVWPFTDGALYQVYAAPGRVTVISLQPGEELVTVAAGDTVRWIVGDTSSGAGDALRVSVLVKPIRSSLKTNLVITTSRRTYLIELTSTDKAWMASVSWEYPKDQMLALQRQDRAAQAAAPVDTGLSLEKIRFRYAISGNNPPWKPLRAFDDGEKVYIQFPPGIAQGELPPLFVIGAQGDGQLVNYRFRSPYYIVDRLFGAAELRLGGDKGDVVRIERTDGTRGN from the coding sequence ATGAACCCGTCTTTCCGCTTTTACGCTTCCGTGCTGACCTTGGCGGCCCTGGCGGGCTGCGCCACGCAGGGCAAGCCGCCGCGCATCTCGCTCGACGAGCCGGTGCAGGCGCAGTCGCAACCCGAGCCGCCCAAGCCGGTCGCAGTGGTGGAGGTGCCGAAGGTGCTACCGATGCCGGCGCAGATGAAGCCGCTGCCGGAGGCGGACGACGTCAAGCCCGCACCCGAACCCGCCGATGAAACTGTGCGCGTCTCGCGCGCCAACGCCGAGGCGCGCATCGCGCCCACGCGCGAGGGCTACGTCAACGCGATCCAGGTCTGGCCCTTCACCGATGGCGCGCTGTATCAGGTCTATGCCGCGCCGGGGCGCGTGACCGTGATTTCGCTCCAGCCCGGCGAGGAGCTGGTGACGGTTGCCGCCGGCGACACCGTGCGCTGGATCGTCGGCGATACGTCCAGCGGCGCCGGGGACGCGCTGCGCGTGAGCGTGCTGGTGAAGCCCATCCGTTCGAGCCTCAAGACGAACCTGGTCATCACCACCAGCCGGCGCACCTACCTGATCGAGCTGACCTCGACGGACAAGGCGTGGATGGCGTCGGTGTCTTGGGAGTACCCGAAAGACCAGATGCTCGCGTTGCAGCGTCAGGATCGGGCCGCACAAGCCGCCGCGCCGGTCGATACCGGACTGTCACTGGAGAAGATCCGCTTCCGCTACGCGATCAGCGGCAACAATCCGCCGTGGAAGCCGCTGCGCGCCTTCGACGACGGCGAGAAGGTCTACATCCAGTTCCCGCCGGGCATCGCCCAAGGCGAGCTGCCGCCGCTGTTCGTCATCGGCGCGCAGGGTGACGGCCAACTCGTCAACTACCGCTTCCGCTCGCCGTACTACATCGTGGATCGGCTGTTCGGCGCGGCCGAACTGCGCTTGGGCGGCGACAAGGGCGACGTGGTGCGCATCGAGCGCACGGATGGCACGCGGGGGAACTGA
- the trbF gene encoding conjugal transfer protein TrbF, with product MRFKRPQVRYADTPQPATPYQAAAQAWDERIGSARVQAKNWRLMAFGCLVLALLMAGGLVWRSAQSIVTPYVVEVDKTGQVRAVGEAATPYRPADAQIAYHLAHFITLVRSLSIDPIVVRQNWLDAYDYTTDKGAVVLNDYASKNDPFARVGKESVTVQITSVTRASDASFNVRWTEQRFVNGAPAGTERWNAVVSIVLQTPRTEQRLRKNPLGIYVNGLSWSRELDASEGAKP from the coding sequence ATGCGATTCAAGCGACCGCAGGTGCGCTACGCCGACACGCCGCAGCCTGCCACCCCGTACCAAGCCGCCGCGCAGGCGTGGGACGAGCGCATCGGCTCGGCGCGCGTGCAGGCGAAGAACTGGCGGCTGATGGCCTTCGGCTGCCTCGTGCTCGCGCTGCTGATGGCGGGCGGCCTAGTCTGGCGTTCGGCGCAGTCCATCGTCACGCCCTACGTGGTGGAGGTGGACAAGACCGGCCAGGTACGCGCTGTCGGCGAAGCCGCCACGCCGTACCGGCCGGCCGATGCGCAGATCGCCTACCACCTCGCGCACTTCATCACGTTGGTTCGTTCGCTTTCCATCGACCCGATCGTGGTGCGGCAGAACTGGCTCGACGCCTACGACTACACCACCGACAAGGGCGCAGTCGTGCTCAACGACTACGCCAGCAAGAACGATCCCTTCGCCCGCGTCGGCAAGGAGTCGGTGACGGTGCAGATCACGAGCGTCACGCGCGCCAGCGACGCGTCGTTCAACGTGCGCTGGACGGAGCAGCGGTTCGTCAACGGCGCGCCGGCAGGCACCGAGCGCTGGAACGCCGTGGTGTCCATCGTCTTGCAAACCCCGCGCACCGAGCAGCGGCTGCGCAAGAACCCACTGGGTATCTACGTCAACGGCCTGTCGTGGAGCCGCGAGCTGGATGCGTCCGAAGGAGCCAAGCCATGA
- the trbL gene encoding P-type conjugative transfer protein TrbL produces MNDVSIIDHFLNVFSTYIDSGFGLLRGEVAFLTATLVAIDMTLAGLYWALGHATGQGEDVMAKLIRKVLYVGAFAYIIGNFNLLAGIVFRSFAGLGLTATGSAVSMETFLQPGHLAKTGIDAGMPILEQISEMAGFPEVFINITPIVVMFLAWLTVIVCFFVLAVQLFITLIEFKLTTLAGFVLVPFALWNKTAFLAEKVLGNVVSSGVKVLVLAVIVGIGTGLFAEFPVTPDEPSIDHALVVMLASLAMLALGIFGPGIATGLISGGPQLGAGAMAGAALGAAGTAVAIGAAATGVGGAVAAGARMAPAAAGAIGSGARAAASTATSARSAFQAGSAAAGGGFKGAAAGMGNVARAGAQAAGQKVAAGARAFGERVAGAFRGGDGTAAGASAQTGASEAGPSSADQKQPAWAKRLHRRQQIAHAATTAAHTLRGGDGGGSAQGPRLGDSDS; encoded by the coding sequence ATGAACGATGTTTCGATCATTGACCACTTCCTCAACGTCTTCTCGACTTACATCGACTCTGGCTTCGGCCTGCTGCGCGGCGAAGTCGCGTTCCTGACTGCGACGCTGGTGGCGATCGACATGACGCTCGCTGGGCTGTATTGGGCGCTCGGCCACGCGACCGGCCAAGGCGAAGACGTGATGGCGAAGCTCATCCGCAAAGTGCTCTATGTCGGCGCCTTCGCCTACATCATCGGCAACTTCAACCTGCTGGCCGGCATCGTGTTCCGCTCGTTCGCGGGCCTCGGACTGACGGCCACCGGCTCGGCCGTGAGTATGGAGACGTTCCTGCAACCGGGACATCTCGCCAAGACCGGCATCGACGCCGGTATGCCGATCCTCGAACAGATCAGCGAGATGGCCGGCTTTCCCGAGGTGTTCATCAACATCACGCCCATCGTCGTGATGTTCCTCGCCTGGCTGACCGTCATCGTCTGCTTCTTCGTGCTGGCGGTGCAACTTTTCATCACGCTGATCGAGTTCAAGCTGACCACGCTCGCCGGCTTCGTGTTGGTGCCGTTCGCACTCTGGAACAAGACCGCGTTCCTCGCCGAAAAGGTACTCGGCAACGTGGTGTCGTCTGGCGTCAAGGTACTGGTGCTGGCCGTCATCGTCGGCATCGGAACGGGATTGTTCGCCGAGTTCCCGGTAACGCCCGACGAGCCTTCCATCGACCATGCGCTGGTCGTGATGCTGGCCTCACTCGCCATGCTCGCGCTCGGCATCTTTGGGCCAGGCATCGCCACCGGACTGATTTCCGGCGGGCCTCAGCTCGGGGCCGGTGCGATGGCTGGCGCGGCATTGGGCGCGGCGGGAACCGCCGTCGCGATCGGTGCTGCCGCCACCGGCGTCGGTGGCGCCGTCGCCGCCGGCGCTCGTATGGCGCCCGCAGCCGCTGGCGCCATCGGCAGCGGAGCGCGTGCCGCTGCTTCGACCGCCACTAGCGCGCGGTCGGCGTTCCAAGCTGGCTCCGCGGCGGCGGGCGGTGGCTTCAAGGGTGCTGCCGCGGGGATGGGCAATGTCGCCAGAGCTGGCGCACAGGCCGCTGGGCAGAAAGTCGCCGCCGGCGCACGCGCGTTTGGCGAGCGGGTTGCCGGTGCATTCCGTGGTGGGGATGGCACGGCCGCTGGTGCGTCTGCCCAAACCGGCGCATCCGAAGCTGGCCCGTCCTCCGCCGATCAAAAGCAACCCGCCTGGGCCAAGCGTCTGCATCGCCGCCAGCAGATCGCGCATGCCGCCACCACCGCTGCGCATACGCTGCGCGGCGGTGACGGCGGCGGCTCGGCGCAAGGCCCACGCCTGGGCGATTCCGATTCTTAA
- the trbJ gene encoding P-type conjugative transfer protein TrbJ → MKIRLLALAVAAFIGVMPAAHAQWVVVDPTNLVQNTLTAVRTLEQINNQVRQLQNQAQSLINQARNLESLPFNVVSQLRTNLATTQQLIAQAQGLAFQVQNMDQQFARLYPEQYAATVSGNQMYQDAHQRWQNTLEGLQTAMRMQAQVSQNVTEDESVLTDLVGRSQSATGALQAMQATNQLLALQAKQSIQGQQLQLTQGRAVSLELARQAAAVERGREVTQRFLGTGTAYTPQPVNFYGN, encoded by the coding sequence ATGAAGATTCGCCTTCTCGCCCTTGCTGTTGCTGCGTTCATCGGCGTTATGCCCGCTGCGCACGCGCAATGGGTCGTCGTCGATCCGACCAATCTCGTGCAGAACACGCTGACGGCCGTTCGCACGCTGGAGCAGATCAACAACCAAGTCCGGCAACTCCAGAACCAGGCGCAGTCGCTGATCAATCAGGCGCGCAATTTGGAGAGCCTGCCGTTCAACGTGGTCAGCCAGTTGCGCACGAACCTGGCGACCACTCAGCAGCTCATTGCGCAGGCGCAAGGGCTCGCGTTCCAGGTGCAGAACATGGATCAGCAGTTCGCGCGCCTGTACCCCGAGCAGTACGCCGCGACCGTGAGCGGCAATCAGATGTATCAGGACGCGCATCAGCGATGGCAGAACACGCTCGAAGGCTTGCAGACCGCGATGCGGATGCAAGCACAGGTCTCGCAGAACGTGACCGAGGACGAGAGCGTGCTGACCGATCTTGTCGGTCGGAGTCAGTCGGCCACCGGCGCTCTGCAGGCGATGCAAGCAACTAACCAGCTTCTCGCCTTGCAGGCGAAGCAGTCCATCCAGGGTCAGCAGCTCCAACTCACGCAAGGACGCGCCGTGTCGCTGGAACTCGCGCGCCAGGCCGCCGCCGTCGAACGTGGCCGCGAGGTGACGCAACGCTTTCTCGGCACCGGCACGGCGTACACGCCGCAGCCAGTGAACTTCTACGGCAACTGA
- the trbE gene encoding conjugal transfer protein TrbE → MLNLAEYRQRPALLADWLPWAGLVAPGVVLNKDGSFQRTARFRGPDLDSATQGELIATTARLNNALRRLGAGWALFVEAERRPAADYPHSDFPEPLSWLVDEERRATFEEAGNHFESRYHLTLQYLPPEESRARAAKLLYENTPTAGVDWRERLTAFIAETGRIFDLLDGVMPEIDWLDDAETLTYLHATVSTRRYRIGVPAVPFHLDALLADMPLIGGLAPMLGDAYLRVVTVRGFPTSTWPGILDDLNRLGFAYRWSTRFLCMDKAEAEKELGRLRRQWFAKRKNVLALLRETIFQQESPLVDTDASNKAADADAAMQELGSDQVAFGFVTATVTVLDDDADTADEKLRMVERVIQGRGFVTIPETLNSVEAWLSSIPGSAYANVRQPIVSTLNLAHLMPVSAVWAGPEKNDHLDGPPLIVTRTEGATPFRLVTHIGDVGHTLIAGPTGMGKSVLLATLAMQFRRYPGSRIFAFDMGRSMRATALGLGGEYYDLGADGAIAFQPLARIDQEGYRTWAAEWVEGRLTHEGVAVGPDEKAAIWSALGSLAGAPLEQRTLTGLSVLLQSNALRQALAPYVLGGAHGKLLDADHDRLGMADVQCFEMEELMHSKAAVLAVLGYLFARFEARFDGAPTLLILDESWLFLDDPVFAARIRQWLKTLRKKNVSVIFATQSLADIKDSSIAPAIIESCAGRIFLPNPQATEPQIRAIYEGFGLNSRQIEIVATAEPKRDYYYQSRAGNRLFDLDLGPVALAFAGASTPQDQRAIDRVLNDAGAPGFAGAWLRHRGLDWAADLLPSAPSAASFLASQPQEISL, encoded by the coding sequence ATGCTCAACCTCGCCGAATATCGCCAGCGTCCGGCCCTGCTCGCCGACTGGCTGCCGTGGGCGGGCCTCGTTGCGCCCGGCGTCGTGCTCAACAAGGACGGCAGTTTCCAACGCACGGCCCGATTCCGCGGCCCCGACCTCGATAGCGCAACCCAAGGCGAGCTGATCGCCACCACCGCACGCCTGAACAACGCGCTGCGTAGGCTCGGCGCCGGCTGGGCGCTGTTCGTCGAAGCCGAACGACGGCCGGCGGCGGACTATCCGCACTCGGATTTTCCCGAGCCGCTGTCGTGGCTGGTGGACGAAGAACGCCGTGCGACCTTCGAGGAAGCCGGCAATCACTTCGAGAGCCGCTATCACCTCACGCTGCAATACTTGCCGCCGGAGGAATCTCGCGCCCGCGCGGCCAAGCTGCTGTACGAGAACACGCCGACCGCCGGCGTTGACTGGCGCGAACGCCTGACCGCGTTTATTGCGGAAACCGGACGCATCTTCGATTTGCTCGATGGCGTTATGCCGGAGATCGACTGGCTCGATGACGCCGAAACGCTGACCTACCTGCACGCAACCGTCTCGACAAGGCGCTACCGCATCGGCGTACCGGCGGTGCCGTTCCACCTCGATGCGCTGCTGGCCGACATGCCGCTGATCGGCGGCCTTGCGCCGATGTTGGGCGATGCGTACCTGCGAGTCGTGACCGTGCGCGGCTTTCCGACCTCGACCTGGCCGGGGATTCTGGACGACCTCAACCGGCTCGGCTTCGCGTACCGCTGGAGCACGCGCTTCCTCTGCATGGACAAGGCCGAGGCCGAAAAAGAACTCGGCCGGCTGCGGCGCCAGTGGTTCGCCAAGCGCAAGAACGTCCTCGCCTTGCTGCGCGAAACGATCTTCCAGCAGGAAAGCCCGCTGGTCGATACCGACGCGAGCAACAAGGCGGCCGACGCGGACGCCGCGATGCAGGAGCTGGGCAGCGATCAAGTTGCCTTCGGCTTTGTCACCGCCACCGTGACGGTGCTCGATGACGATGCCGACACGGCCGACGAGAAGCTGCGCATGGTGGAGCGCGTCATCCAGGGCCGGGGCTTCGTCACCATTCCCGAGACCCTCAATTCGGTGGAGGCGTGGCTGTCGTCGATCCCTGGCAGCGCCTATGCCAACGTGCGCCAGCCCATCGTTTCGACACTGAACTTGGCACATCTGATGCCGGTGTCGGCAGTGTGGGCCGGGCCGGAGAAGAACGACCACCTCGACGGTCCGCCACTGATCGTCACCCGAACCGAAGGCGCGACGCCGTTCCGGCTCGTGACCCACATCGGCGACGTGGGCCACACGCTGATCGCTGGCCCGACCGGCATGGGTAAGTCCGTCCTGCTCGCCACGCTGGCGATGCAGTTCCGGCGTTATCCCGGCTCGCGCATCTTCGCCTTCGACATGGGTCGCTCGATGCGGGCCACGGCGCTGGGCCTGGGCGGCGAGTATTACGACCTCGGTGCGGATGGCGCGATCGCGTTCCAGCCGCTCGCGCGCATCGACCAGGAGGGCTATCGCACCTGGGCCGCCGAATGGGTCGAAGGCCGCCTGACGCACGAAGGCGTCGCGGTCGGCCCCGACGAGAAGGCGGCCATCTGGTCGGCGCTCGGCAGTCTCGCCGGTGCGCCGCTCGAACAACGCACGCTCACGGGCCTGTCGGTACTGCTGCAATCGAACGCGCTGCGCCAGGCGCTTGCGCCGTATGTGCTCGGTGGCGCGCACGGCAAGCTGCTCGACGCCGACCACGACCGGCTCGGCATGGCCGACGTGCAGTGCTTCGAGATGGAAGAACTGATGCACAGCAAGGCCGCGGTGCTGGCCGTGCTGGGTTATCTGTTCGCGCGCTTCGAGGCGCGTTTCGACGGTGCGCCGACGCTGTTGATCCTCGACGAATCCTGGCTGTTCCTCGATGACCCGGTGTTCGCGGCGCGCATCCGCCAGTGGCTCAAGACGCTGCGCAAGAAGAACGTCAGCGTCATCTTCGCCACGCAGTCGCTCGCCGACATCAAGGATTCGAGCATCGCGCCGGCGATCATCGAGAGTTGCGCCGGCCGCATCTTCCTGCCGAACCCGCAGGCGACCGAGCCGCAGATTCGCGCGATCTACGAAGGCTTCGGCCTCAACAGCCGACAGATCGAGATCGTCGCCACCGCGGAGCCCAAGCGCGACTACTACTACCAATCCCGCGCAGGCAATCGCCTGTTCGACCTCGACCTGGGGCCGGTCGCGCTCGCGTTCGCCGGCGCCTCGACGCCCCAAGACCAGCGCGCCATTGACCGCGTGCTGAACGACGCTGGAGCACCGGGCTTCGCCGGCGCCTGGCTGCGCCACCGCGGCCTCGATTGGGCGGCCGACCTGCTGCCGTCCGCGCCATCCGCCGCGTCCTTCCTTGCTTCACAACCACAGGAGATTTCGCTATGA
- a CDS encoding VirB3 family type IV secretion system protein encodes MSAASDLPGFEVPLHRSLTEPILLGGAPRTVAIANGTLAAAVGLGLQLWIPGVVLWIVGHSLAVWGARVDPQFMQVFAKHLKHKPLLDV; translated from the coding sequence ATGAGCGCGGCCAGCGACTTGCCGGGCTTCGAGGTGCCGCTGCATCGCTCGTTGACCGAGCCGATCCTGCTGGGCGGCGCGCCGCGCACCGTGGCGATCGCCAACGGCACGCTCGCCGCTGCCGTGGGCTTGGGCCTGCAGCTCTGGATTCCCGGCGTCGTGCTCTGGATCGTCGGCCATTCGCTGGCCGTGTGGGGAGCGCGCGTCGATCCGCAGTTCATGCAGGTGTTCGCCAAACACCTCAAGCACAAGCCGCTGCTGGACGTGTGA
- a CDS encoding TrbC/VirB2 family protein, producing the protein MTQTHAPDFRFSVNPVSIPTRLRRLIGPAHHGLLSAAVMLMTAGTAQAAGSSMPWEGPLQSILESIQGPVARIVAVIIIIATGLALAFGDTSGGFRKLIQIVFGLSIAFAASSFFLSFFSFSGGAVV; encoded by the coding sequence ATGACGCAGACACATGCCCCTGATTTCCGCTTCTCCGTAAATCCGGTTTCCATCCCCACACGCCTGCGCCGCCTGATCGGGCCGGCGCACCACGGCCTGTTGTCGGCAGCCGTCATGCTGATGACGGCCGGCACAGCGCAGGCTGCCGGTTCCTCGATGCCCTGGGAAGGGCCGCTGCAATCCATCCTCGAATCCATCCAAGGGCCGGTCGCGCGCATCGTCGCGGTCATCATCATCATCGCCACCGGCCTCGCACTGGCCTTCGGCGACACGTCGGGCGGCTTCCGCAAGCTCATCCAGATCGTGTTCGGCCTGTCCATCGCGTTCGCGGCGTCGAGCTTCTTCCTGTCGTTCTTCAGCTTCTCCGGCGGCGCCGTCGTATGA
- the trbB gene encoding P-type conjugative transfer ATPase TrbB, whose amino-acid sequence MSAQPQSFATTSLDRRIRMLRTAMGPLIAAALEDPDVVEIMLNPDRTLWVDRLSSGRAPMGAELSEEDGERIIRLVAAHVGAEVHRGQPLLTAELPETGERFEGILPPAAPGPAFALRKRAVGVIPLDRYITDGMMTVEQAAFLRVAVRDRQNILIAGGTSTGKTTLANALLAEIAATGDRVLVLEDTVELQCAARDHVPLRTRAGVVSMTELVRATMRLRPDRVIVGEVRGGEALDLIKVWGTGHPGGIATIHAGSALGALLRLEQLILEVAVNPPRALVAEAVNVVIHIAGRGQRRRIESIARVVGFDRGGYRLADALEPSPPELPLSSSSPNHPGELS is encoded by the coding sequence ATGAGCGCGCAACCGCAGTCCTTCGCCACCACGTCGCTCGACCGGCGCATCCGCATGTTGCGCACGGCGATGGGACCGCTGATCGCCGCCGCGCTCGAAGACCCGGACGTGGTGGAAATCATGCTCAACCCCGACCGCACACTATGGGTGGATCGCCTATCGTCGGGCCGCGCACCGATGGGCGCGGAGCTGTCCGAGGAAGACGGCGAACGCATCATCCGCCTGGTCGCGGCGCACGTCGGCGCAGAAGTGCATCGCGGCCAGCCACTGTTGACGGCCGAGCTGCCGGAAACCGGCGAGCGCTTCGAGGGCATCCTGCCGCCGGCCGCGCCGGGTCCGGCCTTCGCGCTGCGCAAGCGTGCGGTCGGCGTGATTCCGCTGGATCGCTACATCACCGACGGGATGATGACCGTCGAACAGGCCGCGTTCCTGCGCGTCGCTGTACGCGATCGGCAGAACATCCTCATCGCCGGCGGCACCAGTACCGGCAAGACCACGCTCGCCAATGCCTTGCTCGCGGAGATTGCAGCCACCGGCGACCGCGTGCTGGTACTCGAAGACACGGTGGAGCTGCAATGCGCGGCGCGCGACCACGTACCGCTGCGCACGCGCGCCGGCGTCGTGTCGATGACCGAGCTGGTGCGCGCCACGATGCGCCTGCGCCCCGACCGCGTGATCGTCGGCGAAGTGCGCGGCGGCGAGGCGCTGGATCTCATCAAGGTGTGGGGCACCGGCCATCCCGGCGGCATCGCCACGATCCACGCCGGTTCCGCGCTCGGCGCACTGCTGCGCCTGGAGCAACTGATTCTCGAAGTGGCCGTGAACCCGCCGCGTGCGCTCGTCGCCGAGGCCGTCAACGTCGTCATCCACATCGCTGGCCGCGGCCAGCGGCGTCGCATCGAGAGCATCGCCCGCGTCGTCGGCTTCGACCGCGGCGGCTATCGCCTGGCGGATGCGCTGGAGCCGTCGCCTCCCGAACTGCCGCTGTCTTCCTCGTCCCCTAACCACCCTGGAGAACTGTCATGA
- a CDS encoding ribbon-helix-helix protein, CopG family gives MSQYRLNLFIPHEHAKRLDELAAKKGVSKSSIVAAALASWLSPDAGDQREAAIAKRLDRLTRQFEKLERDQNIEIETLALFVRYFLTVSTPVPEAHQEAARAQGKARFQQFVEQLGRHLMRGRSLVRDVVEELNPDTARLDDAAALAEAQERSS, from the coding sequence ATGAGCCAGTACCGACTCAACCTGTTCATTCCGCACGAGCACGCCAAGCGGCTCGATGAGTTGGCCGCGAAGAAGGGCGTGTCCAAGTCCTCCATCGTCGCGGCGGCACTCGCGTCCTGGCTCTCGCCCGACGCGGGCGACCAGCGCGAGGCCGCCATCGCCAAGCGGCTCGACCGGCTGACCCGCCAGTTCGAGAAGCTGGAGCGCGACCAAAACATCGAGATCGAAACGCTGGCGCTGTTCGTCCGCTACTTCCTGACGGTGAGCACGCCGGTTCCCGAAGCCCACCAGGAGGCCGCCCGCGCGCAGGGCAAAGCTCGCTTCCAGCAGTTCGTCGAACAGCTCGGCCGCCACCTGATGCGCGGACGCAGCTTGGTGCGCGACGTGGTGGAGGAACTGAACCCCGACACCGCACGACTGGATGACGCGGCGGCATTGGCCGAAGCGCAGGAGCGTTCCTCATGA